The sequence AGCTGGCACGCTTTGAACGCCTTGGCGTGTTCACCTATTCGCCCGAAGAAGGCACCACCGGTTATGCATTGAGCGACCCGGTGCCAGAGAAGGAAAAACAGCACCGTGCCGACCAACTGATGGAACTTCAGGCAGAAATCTCGGGCGCCCTCAATGAAGAAAAGATCGGAAAGACCTTCAAGGTCCTTATCGATAGGGCAGAGGGCGATTATTTTATCGGACGTACCGAATTCGACTCGCCCGAAGTGGACAACGAAGTGCTTGTAGAGAAAACTCCCGGAATCCGGATTGGCCATTTTGTAAACGTAAAGATCAATTCTGCCACAGACTTTGAATTGTTCGGGACGGCAATATTTTGAAGATCAAAACTTTTCAATTATGATCAAACCCAAATCAACACTTGAAGAGATCAATGCCCTGAACCGTGACACCCTGATGGGGCATCTTGGGATGGAATACCTTGAGATCAGGGAAGGCTATGTTTATGCCCGCATGCCGGTCGACCACCGGACCCTGCAGCCCGCAGGCATCCTGCACGGCGGCAGCAGCCTGGCACTGGCAGAGACCATTGGCGGTTTGGGTTCTGTTTTCCTTGTCGACAGTGAACAATTTGACGTGCGCGGATCTCACCTCAGCGCCAATCACCTTCGCGCCGGCACCGGCAACTGGGTCTTTGGCAAGGCCACCATCATCCACAAGGGCAGGAATACCCATTTGTGGAATATTGATATTTTTGACGAACAGGATCAGCTCATCTCCAGCTGCCGGCTCACCAACTTTATCATCAAAAGAAGCATCGAATAGGTCCTAACAACTTTGCTATGGAACTGCCAGCCCTGATAAATGTCCTGCAGGAGAAGAGCCAGGCTTTTGTTTGTTACCGCCTGCCCAACCTCTCTGAGCCTGTATGTCTTACAGGAGGGAAGTTCACTGAAATGACTAATCAGGAAGATATTGCGGACCTTGACGGCTTTATCATTGCCCCTTTTACTTATTCTCCCGACAATCCCTTCCTTCTTTACAAGGATTATCAATTCCTGGAAGGATGGAATCCTGAATTTTCAGACCTTGTTTTTGCTGAACACGCTGGGGTGCCTTCCAGCGCCACCCGGATCCATCCAATCATTGATTTCCAAGAATATACGCGTCAGGCTAACCATATGGTTAGCGCCCTCAGGGAAGGCTCCCTGCAAAAGGTGGTGCTTTCGCGGGTAATCCGTCAGAATTTACCTGAGGGGTTTCAGCCCGGGGATTTTTTTAAGGCTTTGTGTATCGAATATCCCGGCGCTTTCGTTTATTTGTTTAACGATGGCAAAGGAAGATGCTGGGCAGGGGCTACACCGGAGGTTTTGCTGGAGGTGGAAAAGGGTCAGGGACAAACGATGTCGCTGGCGGCTACCTTGCCTGCCAAAAAGGGC is a genomic window of Bacteroides sp. containing:
- a CDS encoding 30S ribosomal protein S12 methylthiotransferase RimO is translated as LARFERLGVFTYSPEEGTTGYALSDPVPEKEKQHRADQLMELQAEISGALNEEKIGKTFKVLIDRAEGDYFIGRTEFDSPEVDNEVLVEKTPGIRIGHFVNVKINSATDFELFGTAIF
- a CDS encoding PaaI family thioesterase, whose translation is MIKPKSTLEEINALNRDTLMGHLGMEYLEIREGYVYARMPVDHRTLQPAGILHGGSSLALAETIGGLGSVFLVDSEQFDVRGSHLSANHLRAGTGNWVFGKATIIHKGRNTHLWNIDIFDEQDQLISSCRLTNFIIKRSIE
- a CDS encoding chorismate-binding protein gives rise to the protein MELPALINVLQEKSQAFVCYRLPNLSEPVCLTGGKFTEMTNQEDIADLDGFIIAPFTYSPDNPFLLYKDYQFLEGWNPEFSDLVFAEHAGVPSSATRIHPIIDFQEYTRQANHMVSALREGSLQKVVLSRVIRQNLPEGFQPGDFFKALCIEYPGAFVYLFNDGKGRCWAGATPEVLLEVEKGQGQTMSLAATLPAKKGGSHDLEWQKKEKEEQFLVTQFIRDKLIASDINDFIEAELETRVAGPVVHLLKRFRFKLPMGFPVLKLAFSLHPTPAVCGLPLEQARQEILRVETHDRSYYSGFLGPVSNKTTTRLFVNLRCMQIIDKNAFIFVGGGLLAESDIEREWQETELKAETLLSVIRKLN